The Halichondria panicea chromosome 10, odHalPani1.1, whole genome shotgun sequence region cctacgtgtgtgtgtcgaCTCTTAGACAACAAAAAAGCTATTAACATTATCCTGGACTAATTTGTCAATGTCTGTGTTAATATTTGTATTAGTGaattagttttgtgcaaaatagCTGTAAACTAGCCTCCTTCTCAGGCTTCTTTTTGAGTAGAGGAGTGGTCATAGGGACAAGGCTAGCTGTAAACataataatgtgtgtgtgcatgtgtgcgtgtgtgtgtgtgtgtgcgtgcatgtgtgtgcaataGTTTTGTGTTTTAATAATTAAGTAAAAGAATTGAGCAACAGAGAGTTGACTGTATATCAAACATTGTCAAATCAGTGCTACAGACTAGCTATATGCAGTACACTGATGTCCCTATGTGCAAATCATTTCAATAGTCAATTTGCAATTGTGAACCCATTCTCATGCAACTTATTTGCTTTCTAATTCCACTCTTAAAAACATCTCTATATCTGCCtacttataatattatataactataattTAAAGTTGGACTAACAGGCTCTCGTCTCTATAACTGAACAACATGATTCTATTTCTAACTGCTCTGCTCATCAGTGGCTATTGTGATGCTCTCACTTGTAATCAAACAGGTAAGGTTAGGCAGACATTTCAACATttattttcataattattgtattccAACCAATTAGCCCTTCCTACACTGTATCGAGGTCTGTGGTTAGATGGTGATCCAATTACATACAACGATGTTCTGATCACATATCCATTAAATTGTATATGGCCGAACATTCTTAAAAAAATCAATGTCTGTGATTACAGTGTTGTACTGGGTGACGGAGCAATCACCCCATCTCCTCCTGATCTCAATAGTTCAAGTTATTTCAGACATTTCATTTCTTGGAATAGAGACTCGTTGAATAGTTTTATTGACTTTGACCTCACTACAGCAACGGCTGGGATTACTGCTATTGAGCTCAGTTTCTTGAACAGTCCAGCCAATGGAATCAGTTTGCCAGAACCTAGACTATCTGTAGTTGAATATACCCGAGGCCTGAGAGATCGAAGTGAAATAAGTATAACAACCTGGATATTTGATAATCAAGATCTGGCTCAGACAGACAACCAAATCAGAACTATTAGCATTCGGCCATTCACACCACTTAGTGCTGTGAATCTCAGAGTTAGGTTCCAATTCACAGTGCTTCATGATTTTGATTGGGTCTTTCTGAGTGAAATACGATTTTGCACACAGCCTCTACCTCCTTTTCAACTTCAGGCTCTAATCTTTCAAACACCATCATCAATTGTTGTTCAGCCGAGTGCAGACGATctgagaagaggatcaacagAGTTAGTGTGCACTATTTCGGATGAAGGATTGTACATATGGCAGTGGAAGAGAGACAAAGCTATCATATCGATGGAAAATATAAGCCAATACAGAATCACCATTGGAGACGGAAGCAGAACAACTAAGTTGAGGATTAACAATCTGGACTTTAGTGATGCTGCTGATTATGAATGCatagcaacaacaacacaggATGTGGATTTAAGGAACTCAACAGTGTATTTAGTGGAGTTTCCAGGTACCTAAATTACTTAATACATGACTAATTAACTTGCTGTTCTTTCCATTCTAGAGCATGTCATTACTACACCTGATATCAGTGAGTATATACAGACTGGAGAGGTTACCCTGACCTGTGAGCTCCATGGTTACCAGtcatcactctctcctcctgtgTGGCTAGACTCGGGTGGCAGTGAAATAAATACCACTACCAAATACACTGAGTCTGTGTGTGAAGGAACTAACACCATAATTCTACAGAATGGCACTGTCGTCCCTAGTATAATTTTGGACATCACCATTCACAATCTTTCATCAGCTGATGGAGGAGGTACCTACACGTGTCGTGGTGtcagaggagagagtgtcACTCAACTCACAATAGTGGAGGGTACAGCCCCTCCCACTGCACCACCTCCTCCAACCACACTCCATTTGACTACTCGTTCAACGCAGCCTACGTTAGCACCTAATAACCAGTTGCCTCCTGTACATATTTTAGTATCCGTAGTAACCATCCTAGTCATTGCATTACTTCTCTTCATTGTCTTTATCGTTTGCCTTTTGAGGAAGATAAGGAAAAAGAAATCGTTTTTGACTGAAGCTGTAAAAGTACCTAATCTACTCTCCGTAAAAGAAAAGTGTTCAATTTCTGTGCAGGATGTGATATATGAAGAGATAGCTGAAAGAAGCGTCATATCATTGACAAAGAACGAggcctatgtgtgtgtgtcgactCTTTAAAAAAAATAGAAAACCCAAAAGTAATTAACATTATTCTGGACTAATTTGTCAATGTctgtgttaataattatgtaaccaTTGTTTGTGaattagttttgtgcaaaTCCATTTACCCTAAAACTTTAATTTATCTATAGCTGTAAACTAGCCTCCTTCTCAGGCGTCTTTTTAAGTAGAGGAAGTGGTCACGGGGACAAGGCCAGCTGTAAACATATaatgcgtgcgtgcgtgtgtgcaatAGTTTGTGTTTTAATAATTAAGGAAGAGAATTGAGCAACAGAGAGTTGACTGTATATCAAACATTGTCAAATTAGTGCTGCagactagctatatacagtacactgaCCTGCCTATGTGCAAATCATTTCAATAGTCAATTTGTGAACCCATTCTCATGCAACTTATTTGCTTTCTAATTCCACTCTTAAAAACATCTCTATATCTGCCTACTTACATATAATCATGTACTTATAATTTAAAGTTGGACTAACAGGCTCTCGTCTCTATAACTGAACAATCATGATTCTATTTCTAACTGCTCTGCTCATCAGTGGCTATTGTGATGCTCTCACTTGTAATCAAACAAGTGAGCTTAAGCAGACATCTGAAGACTTATTATTTTTAATTCAATGTTGTATTATCCAACCGATTAGCCATTCCTACACTGTATCGAGGTCTGTGGTTAGATGGTGATCCAATTACATACAACGATGTTCTGATCACCTATCCATCAAATTGTACATGGAGGAGCATTCTTGAAAGATTCATTGTCTGTGATTACAGTGTTGTACTGGGTGACGGAGCAATCATTCCATCTCCTCCTGATCTCAATAGTGCAAGTTATTTCACACATTTCATTGCTGCTTGGAACAGAGACTCATTGAATAGTTTTATTGATTTTGACCTCACTACAGCAACGGCTGGGATTACTGTTATAGAGCTCAGTTTCTTGAACAGTCCTGCCAGTGGAATCAGTTTGCCAGAACCTAGACTATCTGTAGTTGAATATAACCCAAACCTTAGTGTTCGAAACGAAACAAATATTATAACCTGGGTATTTGATAATCAAGATCTGACTCGAATAGACAACCAAATCAGAACTATTAACATTCGGCCACTCACACCACTTAGTGCTGCGAACCTCAGAATTAGGTTTCAATTCACAGTGTTTCATGATTTTGATTGGGTCTTTCTGAGTGAAATAAGATTTTGCACACAGCCTCAACCTCTTTTTTAACTTATTAACGCTGTCATACTTCGAACACCATCATCGATTATTGTTCAGCCAAATGCAGGGGACctgagaagaggatcaacagAGTTAGTGTGTACTATTTCGGGTGAAGGATCGTACGTATGGCAGTGGAGGAGAGACAATGCTATCATAATGATGGAAAATGGTGAGTACTACAGAATCACCATTGGAGACGGAAGCAGAACAACTAAACTGATGATTAACAATCTGGAATTTAGCGATGCTGCTAATTATGAATGCatagcaacaacaacacaccATGTGGATTTAATGAACTCAACAGTGTATTTAGTGGAATTTCCAGGTACCTAAATTACTTGATACAAATTGCCATTCTACACCCTGCATGTACTCGTGTACATATTCACCTATTAAATGTATATTGCTGTCCTTCCTTTCTAGAACATGTCGTTTCCAcatctggtgtgtgtgggtatctACAGACTGGAGAGGTTACCCTGACCTGTGAGCTCCATGGTTACCAGtcatcactctctcctcctgtgTGGCTGGACTTGGGTGGCAGTGAAATAACCGCATCTACAAAATACACCATCACTTCTGGTGAAGGAGGGAACACCATCGTTTTTGAGAATGGCACTGCTATCCCTAGTGTGATTGTCAGGCTTAGAATTCGAGATCTATCGTTAGCCGATGGAGGGAACTACACGTGTCGTGGTGTcggaggaggagagagtgtcaCTCAACTTGTGATTACAGAAGGGacagcccctcccactactGCACTACCTGTGACTACTCAGGGCACGTTAGCACCTAATAATGTTTTGCTACCAACAGTACATGGATTAGTGTCCATAGTAACTATCCTAGTGATTGCATTACTTCTCCTCCTTGTCTTCATCGTTTACCTACTGAGGAAGAAGATCAACAAGATAATAAACTCCTTAATACGTTCGACTGAAGCTGTACAAGTACCTAATTCTCTCTCCATACAAGAAAGGGAAGACACCTCAATTTTTTGTGCAAGACGCGACATATGAAGAGATTGCCGAAAGAAGCAACATGTTATTGACAAAGAACGAAgcctacgtgtgtgtgtcgaCTCCTTTAGAAAAATAGACAACCAAAAAAATTAAACTTTTACTGAGCAGCCTTTAACATTATCCTGGACTAATTTGTCACAATGTCTGTATTTACTATTGTTTGTGCATTTGTTATCCATTTACCCTATATACTCTGACACATATATGTGGTTCCATTTGAGTTGCTTTGAAATGTCTATATAATAAACCACCTGTTCCTGGGAAACCCACATGCAATAGCGACGAAGCCGTCCAAACAGCCAGTTCTACCCTGTGGAGTTTAAGCCCAATGTCAAACCAAAGCCTAAGCCTCAAAATATGTAATTTGCTTGGTATGTCATAATAACATTGTGTTGAAGTCATGCAGTAGCTATAATACGTACTGTATGTAATTTTTTTGTAAGTACTGATGAGCAGAGCAGTTAGAAATAGAATCATGACTGTTCAGATTATAGCAAGAGCTAGTTTGTGTTAGTACAACTTTAGCATGATGAATATGTGTACAAGAGTTGCAGTATCTACTCATTATATAGTGGAAGGTATGAATGGAAAAAGTGAATGATCTGCACATAGGGACGTCAACAACTGATGTACCGAGGTATTACTGAGTAATTATGATATGGTTTAAATAATTTCCCACACTAAAGTGACAAGTTTATACAAATAACGTCACTGTTTGATAAACAATCACAAACACCAGTGTTCATGAGTCAACTATCTGTTGCTCAATTTAATATCGCAACTTGCAAACATACTTAGACATACTATACATATCACATGATCTCAATGGAACATGCATGTCCACTATACTATATTTAGATATTTCAACTTTATAGGCTTTCGTTTGACGTTGGGCTTAATCTTCACAGGGGTCTAAGTGCCTGTTTGGACGTCTTTGTCGCTATTTTGGGTTTCCCAGGAACAGGTGGTTTATTATATAACAGCATTCTCAGATTGCTTCTCAAATGGAATTACTATTGTACACACGTAacacacaaaatgtttttacagATAGAGAAAATTAAAGTATCAGGTAAATGGTATGCAAACAACACAGGATAGTGTTAAAGGTCTGCTCAGTGAAATGTTAATTTCTATTTTCTAGAGGAGTCGACACACACGTAGGCTTCGTTCTTTGTCAATAACATGTCATTTTTTTCGGCGATCTCTTCATATGTCACATCCTGCACAGAAATTGAGGAGTCTTTCCTTTCTTGCATGGAGAGAGAATTAGGTACTTGTACAGCTTCAGTCGAACGTATTTTTATCTTGTTGATCTTCCTCAGTAGGTAAACGATGAAGATTATGAGGATAAGTATTGTGAGTACTATAATAACACTCCCTACTGCAGCTGCTATGATGACAATAGTTTCATCCATTACAGGGACACGAGTGGTAGTTTCGTTGCCAGGGGGTGGAGTGGGGGTGATACCTGCAGTAAATATGAGAGAATAATAACCAGTAGAAAGCAAGTCATAATTTTTTACTGATAATAGGCATATAAAATGTATAATGAAAGTAAACTCAGTCACAGTTTACTCACCCTCTATAGACGTAGAGATGTATGTTTGTGATAACATGTTTGGATCAGTCCCTTCTAATATTGTGAGTTGAGTgacactctctcctctgaCACCACGACACGTGTAGGTACCTCCATCGGCTGACGAAAGGTTGTGAATTGTGATGTTGAAAATGATACTAGGGACGACAGTGCCATTCTGTAGAATTATGGTGTTGTTTCCTTCACACACGGACACCGTGTATTTGGTAGAGTCATTTGTTTCACTACCATTTGTGTTTAGCCAcacaggaggagagagtgatgaCTGGTAACCATGGAGCTCACAGGTCAGGGTAACCTCTCCAGTCTGTAGATATCCACTGACATCAGGTGTAGTAATGACATGCTCTAAAAAAAGGAAGACAATAACAAACAGTATGTATATAAGTAAGAGGTTTAGGTACCTGGAAACTCCAATACATACACTGCTGAATTAACGACATTCGCATCTCGTCTTGTCATTACCGTACATTTATATTCAGCAGCATCACTTATAAAGTCTAGATTGTTGATTGTCAGCTTAGTTGTTCTACTTCCGTCTCCAATGGTGATTGTGTAGTCGCCGTTATTTACTATCATAACATTATCTCTCTCCCACTGCTGTACGAAccttcactggaaacagtgCACACTAACTCTGTTGATCTTCTTCTCAGATCACCCGCACTTGGCTGTATATAGTTTGATGATGGCGTTTGAAATGTTACTTCTGGTTGTTGAAGGTCTGTGCAAAAGCGTACTTCACTCAGAAAAAACCAATCAAAATCATGAAGCACTGTGAATTGGAACCTAATTCTGAGGTTTGCAGCACTAAGTGGTGGGAATGGCCGAATGCTAATAGTTCTGATTTGGTTGTCTGTCTGAGCCAGATCTTGATTATCAAATATCCAGGTTGTTATACTTGTTTCGTTTCGATCCCTAAGGCCTGGGGTATATTCAATAACAGATAGTCTAGGTTCTGGCAAACTGATTCTGTTGGCAGGACTGTTCAAGAAACTGAAGTCTATAGCAGTAATCCCAGTCGTTGCTGTAGTGAGGTCAAAGTCAATAAAACTATTCAATGAGTCTCTGTTCCAAGCAATGAAATATCTGACATAACTTGCACTATTAAGATCAGGAGGAGATGGAATGATTGCTCCGTCACCCAGTACCACACTATAATCACAGGCAGTGAATCTAGCAAAAAAATACTGTGTACAATTTGATGGATAGGTGATCAGAACATCATTGTATGTAATTGGATCACCATCTAACCACAGACCTCGATACAGTGTAGGAAGGACTAATCGGTTGGAATACAACATTAAAATAATTCGATGCTACTTAAACTTATATACCTGTTTGAGTGCAAGTGAGAGTATCACAATAGCCACTGATGAGCAGAGCAGTTAGAAATAGAATCATGATTGTTCAGTTAAGAGCCTGTTAGTCCAACCGATTTTAAATTATGagtagactacatgtataaaattataggcgGAAATTGATATGTTTTTAAGAGTGGAATTATAGAAAGTAAATTTGTGGTATGCATATGAGAATGGGTTCAATCAAACGCATCCATGAATTGACAAATTGAAATGATTTGCACATCGTCACAGTGTACTGaggtatataatatagctagtTTGCATAATCTGCAGTAATAATTTGACAACTTTATACAGATAATGTCAATGTTTGATATACGGTGTTCATGAATCAACTCTCTGTTGCTCAATTCTCTTTAATGGCTATTGTGATGCTCTCACTTGTAATCAAACTGGTAAGCTTAAGCAAACATTTGAAGGCTTATTTTCATATTGTATTTTTACCAATTAGTTCTTCCTACACTGTATCGAGGTCTGTTGTTGGATGGTGATCCAATTACATACAATGATGTTCTGATCACTTATCCATCAAATTGTACACAGAGAAACTTTTTTGCTAGATACATCTGTGATTACAGTGTGATACTGGGTGACAGAGCAATCATTCCATCTCCTCCTGATCTCAATAGTGCAAGTTATTTCAGACATTTCATTGCTTGGAACAGAGACTCATTGAATAGTTTTATTGACTTTGACTTCACTACAGCAACGGCTGGGATTACTGCTATAGAGCTCAGTTTCTTGAACAGTCCTGCCAACAGAATCAGTTTGCCAGAACCTAGACTATCTGTAGTTGAATATAACCCAAACCTTAGTGTTCGAAATGAAACAAGTATTACAACCTGGATACTTGATAATCAAGATCTGGCTCAGACAGACAACCAAATCAGAACTATTAGCATTCGGCCACTCACACCACTTAGTGCTGTGAACCTCAGAATTAGGTTCCAATTCACAGTGTTTCATGATTTTGATTGGGTCTTTCTGAGTGAAATACGATTTTGTACACAGTCTCAACTACCTTTTCAAATTAAGGCCACAATCTTTCAAACACCATCATCAATTGTTGTTCAGCCGAGTGCAGACGATCTGAGAAGTGGATCAACAGAGTTAGTGTGCACTATTTGGGATGAAGGATCGTACGTACGTATGGCAGTGGAAGAGGGACAACGCTATCATAATGATGGAAAATATAAGCCAATACAGAATCACTATTGGAGACGGAAGCAGAACAACTAAGTTGACGATTAACAATCTGGACTTTAGTGATGctgataattatgaatgcataGCAACAACACACGATGTGGATTTAATGAACTCAACAATGTATTTAGTGGAGTTTCCAGGTACGTAAATATAGTTGCGTTATACTGTTTAATCCTTCCATACTATATAGAGCATGTCATTACTGCACCTGATGTCAGTGGATATCTACAGACTGGAGAGGTTGTTACCCTGACCTGTGAGCTCCATGGTTACCAGTCATCACTCTCTCTCCTCCTGTGTGGCTGGACTCGGGTGGCAGTGAAATAACTACCACTACAAAATACACTCTGTCCGTATGTGAAGGACTCAACACCATAATTCTACAGAATGGCACTGTCGTCCCTAGTATTATTTTAGACATCACAATTCACCACCTTTCATCAGCTGATGGAGGGAACTACACGTGTCATGGTGTCAGAAGAGAGAGTGTCACTCAACTCACAATATTAGAAGGAACTGATCCAAACATATTATCACAAACATGGATTTCCTCATCTATAGAGGGTGAGTAAACtgtgataattatgcataacaATTTTACAATAACTTGGTTTTTGATTCAGGTATCACCCCCACTACATCCCCTGGCAACGAAACTACCACTCATGTCCCTATAATGGACGAAACCATTGTCACCATAGCAGCTGCTGTAGTGACTGTTATTATAGTACTCACAATACTTCTCCTCATAATCTTCATTGTTTACCTACTGAAGAAGAAGATCAACAAGATACTACATTTCTTAGTACGCTCGACTGAAGCTGTACAAATACCTAATTCTCTCTCCATACAAAAAAGGGAAGACACCTCAATTTCTGTGCAGGATGTGACGTATGAAGAGATTGCCGAAAGAAGCGTCATGTCATTGACAAAGAACGAAgcctacgtgtgtgtgtcaacTCTTCTAGAAAAATAGACAACCGAAAAGTTATTAACATTATCCTGGACTAATTTGTGTTAACCATTGTTTGTATTAGTTTGTTTGTGaattagttttgtgcaaaTCCATTTACCCTAATACTTTAATTTGTCTATAGCTGTAAACTAACCTCCTTCTCAGGCCTCTTTTTGAGTATGGATGAAGTGGTCACGGAGACAAGGCTATAGCTGTATATAAACATACTGTGTGTTACGTTGTGTGTTGCTTACagaatatatatagctagcaatctGAGAATACTGTTTAATAAACATGTTCCTGGAAAACCCACTATAACAACGAAGCCCTCCAAACAGCCAGTTCTACGTACTGTATGTAATTTTTATGTAAGTAAGAAAATTGAGCAACAGAGAGTTGAAGTTCATGAACACCGTATATCAAACATTGACATTTTCTGTACAAAGTTGTCCTGCAGATTATGTaaactagctatatacctcAGTACACTGTTGACGATGTGCAAATTATTTCAGCACATTCAATTTGTCAATTCAAGCATGTTTTTGATTGAACCCATTCTCATATGCATGCCGCATATTTGGTTTCTATATGAATAATTCCACTCTTAAAAACACtgcctataattttatacatgtactcataaTTTAAAATCGGTTGGACTAACAGGCTCTTAACTGAACAATCATGATTTTATTTCTAACTGCTCTGCTCATCAGTGGCTATTGTGATGCTCTCACTTGTAATCAAATAGGTATAAGTTTAAGTAGCATCGAATTATTTTAATGTTGTATTCCAACCAATTAGCCCTTCCTACACTGTATCGAGGTCTGTGGTTAGATGGTGATCCAATTACATACAACGATGTTCTGATCACCTATCCATCAAATTGTACATGGAGGAGCATTCTTGAAAGATTCATTGTCTGTGATTACAGTGTTGTGCTGGGTGACGGAGCGATCATTCCATCTCCTCCTGATCTCAATAGTGCAAGTTATTTCAGACATTTCATCTCTTGGAACAGAGACTCGTTGAATAGTTTTATTGACTTTGACCTCACTACAGCAACGGCTGGGATTACTGCTATAGAACTCAGTTTCTTAAACAGTCCAGTCAATGGAATCAGTTTGCCAGAACTTAGACTATCTGTTATTGAATATGGTCCAGGCTTTAGAGATCAAACGGAAACAAATATCACAACCTGGATACTTGACAATCAAAATCTGACTCAGGCAGACCACCAAATCAGAACTATTAGCATTCAGCCATTCCCACCACTTAGTGCTGCGAACCTCAGAATTATGTTCCAGTTCACAGTGTTTCATGATTTTGATTTAGTCTTTCTGAGTGAAATACGATTTTGCACACAGCCTCCTTTTCAACTTCAGGCTCTAATCTTTCAAACACCATCATCAATTGTTGTTCAGCCAAGTGCAGACGACctgagaagaggatcaacagAGTTAGTGTGCACTATTTCCAGTGAAGGTTCGTACGTATGGCAGTGGAGGAGAGACAACACTTTTTTAGAAAATAATGGTGACTACACAATCACCATTGGAGACGGAAGCAGAACAACTAAGTTGAAGATTAACAATCTGGACTTTAGTGATGCTGCTAATTATGAATGCatagcaacaacaacacaggATGTGGATTTAAGGAACTCAATAGTGTATTTAATGGAGTTTCCAGGTACCTAAATTACTTGATACAAATTGACATTCTACACCTGCATGTACTCGTGCACATATTCACCTATTAAATGTATATTGCTGTCCTTCCTTTCTAGAACATGTCGTTTCCAcatctggtgtgtgtgggtatgacTATCTACAGACTGGAGAGGTTACCCTGACCTGTGAGCTCCATGGTTACCAGtcatcactctctcctcctgtgTGGCTAGGCTTGGGTGGCAGGGAAATAACCGCATCTACAAAATACACCATCACTTCTGGTTCAGGAGGGAACACAATTGTCTTTGAAGATGGCACTGCTATCCCTAGTGTGATTGTCAGCCTTACAATTCACAATCTATCATCAGCCGATGGAGGGAACTACACGTGTCGTGGTGTcagaggaggagagagtgtcaCTCAACTTGTGATTGCAGAAGGGACAGGCCCTCCCACTacaccaccccctctcacTACTGCACTACCTGTGACTACTCAGCACACGTTAGCACCTAGTAATGTTTTGCTACCAACAGTATTAGTATCCATA contains the following coding sequences:
- the LOC135343335 gene encoding uncharacterized protein LOC135343335, translating into MIVNNGDYTITIGDGSRTTKLTINNLDFISDAAEYKCTVMTRRDANVVNSAVYVLEFPEHVITTPDVSGYLQTGEVTLTCELHGYQSSLSPPVWLNTNGSETNDSTKYTVSVCEGNNTIILQNGTVVPSIIFNITIHNLSSADGGTYTCRGVRGESVTQLTILEGTDPNMLSQTYISTSIEGITPTPPPGNETTTRVPVMDETIVIIAAAVGSVIIVLTILILIIFIVYLLRKINKIKIRSTEAVQVPNSLSMQERKDSSISVQDVTYEEIAEKNDMLLTKNEAYVCVDSSRK
- the LOC135342462 gene encoding uncharacterized protein LOC135342462, with translation MILFLTALLISGYCDALTCNQIALPTLYRGLWLDGDPITYNDVLITYPSNCTWRSILERFIVCDYSVVLGDGAIIPSPPDLNSASYFRHFISWNRDSLNSFIDFDLTTATAGITAIELSFLNSPVNGISLPELRLSVIEYGPGFRDQTETNITTWILDNQNLTQADHQIRTISIQPFPPLSAANLRIMFQFTVFHDFDLVFLSEIRFCTQPPFQLQALIFQTPSSIVVQPSADDLRRGSTELVCTISSEGSYVWQWRRDNTFLENNGDYTITIGDGSRTTKLKINNLDFSDAANYECIATTTQDVDLRNSIVYLMEFPEHVVSTSGVCGYDYLQTGEVTLTCELHGYQSSLSPPVWLGLGGREITASTKYTITSGSGGNTIVFEDGTAIPSVIVSLTIHNLSSADGGNYTCRGVRGGESVTQLVIAEGTGPPTTPPPLTTALPVTTQHTLAPSNVLLPTVLVSIVTILVIALLLLIVFIVYLLRKKIKNIVNSLIRSTEAVQVPNSLSIQEREDTSISLQDVTYEEIAERSVMSLTKNEAYVCVSTPLEK